The following proteins are co-located in the Bordetella bronchialis genome:
- a CDS encoding Bug family tripartite tricarboxylate transporter substrate binding protein has translation MNKLHGWLAAVLLAACGMAHAEYPDHPIKMIVPWPPGGGVDTMGRLVAQGLSQELGQPVIVDNRAGAGGNIGTELAARQPADGYNLLMGSISPNAINVYLYSHLGFDPVKDFTPITYVSAVPNILVVPASSPFKTMKELVDYAKANPGKLNYGSAGVGSSQHLAAVQFMAATKINIVHVPYKGTSPAEADLMAGHVSLMLDTTTCLPLVKSGKLRALAVASRQRNAQLPDVPTLDELGVPNVYASSWYGLMGPKGMPKDVVEKLNKATNAVLKNPEIRQRMLDYGAEIGGGTPQEYATFIDEEIKRYKPIVELSGAKLD, from the coding sequence ATGAATAAACTGCATGGCTGGCTGGCCGCCGTGTTGCTGGCGGCCTGTGGCATGGCCCACGCCGAGTACCCCGACCACCCCATCAAGATGATCGTGCCCTGGCCGCCGGGCGGCGGCGTCGACACCATGGGTCGCCTGGTGGCGCAGGGCTTGTCCCAGGAACTGGGCCAGCCCGTCATCGTGGACAACCGCGCCGGCGCCGGTGGCAATATCGGCACCGAGCTGGCCGCGCGCCAGCCCGCCGACGGCTACAACCTGCTGATGGGTTCCATCAGCCCCAACGCCATCAACGTCTACCTGTATTCCCACCTGGGCTTCGACCCGGTGAAGGACTTCACGCCCATCACCTATGTGTCCGCGGTGCCCAATATCCTGGTGGTGCCGGCATCGTCGCCCTTCAAGACCATGAAGGAACTGGTCGACTACGCCAAGGCCAACCCGGGCAAGCTGAACTACGGGTCGGCGGGCGTGGGATCGTCGCAGCACCTGGCCGCCGTGCAGTTCATGGCGGCCACGAAGATCAATATCGTGCACGTCCCCTATAAAGGCACGTCGCCGGCCGAGGCGGACTTGATGGCCGGCCATGTGTCGCTGATGCTGGACACCACCACCTGCCTGCCGCTGGTCAAGTCGGGCAAGCTGCGTGCGCTGGCGGTGGCGTCGCGCCAGCGCAATGCCCAACTGCCCGACGTGCCGACGCTGGACGAGCTGGGCGTACCGAACGTGTATGCCTCTTCCTGGTACGGCCTGATGGGGCCCAAGGGCATGCCCAAGGACGTGGTCGAGAAGCTCAACAAGGCGACCAACGCCGTGCTGAAGAATCCGGAAATCCGCCAGCGCATGCTGGACTACGGCGCCGAGATCGGCGGCGGCACCCCCCAGGAGTACGCCACCTTCATTGACGAAGAGATCAAGCGCTACAAGCCCATCGTGGAACTGTCCGGCGCCAAGCTCGATTAG
- the gcvA gene encoding transcriptional regulator GcvA produces the protein MSRRLPPLNALRAFEASARNASFTRAAEELCVTQGAVSRHVASLEDWTKAQLFVRGRHGIELTGPGQVYFRTIKAALDQIEQATRQLQQQPDERCLRIKLPPTFAIKWLVPRLARFHAARRDIDVQITTSHLRADFDREDVDVSIHSEAQPPSGPGYRRLFGETLLPVCAPGLLGKEPRLERPEDLANHVLLCSLNRPHDWPTWLAAAGVGHIDGNSGLKFENAALAYQAAIDQLGVMVAQLAFVSDDLLAGRLVAPFPQRTDTGGAYVLAYRSDRPKPERVQAFEEWIVQEAREMEARRLL, from the coding sequence GTGAGTCGTCGTCTTCCGCCCCTGAACGCCCTGCGCGCCTTCGAAGCCTCGGCCCGCAACGCCAGCTTCACGCGCGCCGCCGAAGAGCTCTGCGTTACCCAGGGAGCCGTCAGCCGCCATGTCGCCTCGCTGGAGGACTGGACCAAGGCGCAGCTGTTCGTGCGCGGGCGCCACGGGATCGAACTGACCGGACCGGGACAGGTGTACTTCCGCACCATCAAGGCCGCCCTGGACCAGATCGAACAGGCGACCCGGCAATTGCAGCAGCAGCCGGACGAACGCTGCCTGCGCATCAAGCTGCCGCCCACCTTCGCCATCAAATGGCTGGTGCCGCGCCTGGCGCGCTTCCATGCGGCGCGGCGCGATATCGACGTGCAGATCACCACCTCGCACCTGCGCGCCGACTTCGACCGGGAAGACGTGGACGTCAGCATCCATTCGGAAGCCCAGCCGCCGTCGGGCCCGGGCTACCGCCGCCTGTTCGGCGAGACCTTGCTGCCCGTCTGCGCCCCCGGGCTGCTCGGCAAGGAGCCGCGCCTGGAACGCCCGGAAGACCTGGCGAACCACGTCCTGCTGTGTTCGCTGAACCGGCCCCATGACTGGCCGACCTGGCTGGCGGCCGCCGGCGTCGGGCATATCGACGGCAACAGCGGCCTGAAATTCGAGAACGCCGCCCTGGCCTACCAGGCCGCCATCGACCAGCTGGGCGTCATGGTCGCGCAGCTGGCCTTCGTCAGCGACGACCTGCTGGCCGGCCGGCTGGTGGCGCCCTTCCCGCAACGCACCGACACCGGCGGCGCCTACGTGCTGGCCTACCGCAGCGACCGCCCCAAGCCCGAGCGCGTCCAGGCCTTCGAGGAGTGGATCGTGCAGGAAGCCCGGGAGATGGAAGCGCGGCGGCTGCTGTGA